A window of bacterium genomic DNA:
TGACGCACGCCACCGGTCCGCCGAGAATGAGGAACTTGGCGACGTCGCCGGCCTCGTCGAGCGCCTTGGGAAAGCCGACGAACCGCCGGATCAGCCCCGCCCCGGCTGCGGCCTGCAGGACGGCTCCGGCGGCCATGCCGGTCGCGACGCCGGCCGATTGAAGGAGCGCGCCGTTTGGCGACGTACCGAAGGAGGCGAAGAACGCGCCGATCAGGATGCCGGGCCACACCTGGTAGCCGAAAAGCAGCAGCCCCGCGAGGGCGATGCCGGCCGGAGGCCACACCGCCGCTGAAAAGTCCGGCGGGGTCGCCGACAGCAGGCTCAAGCGCGCCGCAGCGTAGTATGCGAACGCGAGGCCGAGCGCCCGGATTACGTCGGCAACCGACGGGGCGTCTCCCAGCGGCTCCCGTGCTACACTTCGCGTTCCCGGGTTTGAGTGCAGGACGTGACTCATGACCGTTACGCCCCCCCGCGACGTCCGGATCCTTATGCCGGCCGGAGTACCACACCCTCGACGGTCGGCCGAGGCCGCGGCGCCCCGAACGGGCGCGCAGGCGTCACGGTTACGTTCGGGATCGCGGCGGCCGCCTGCAGCGCGAAGGTCCGCATGAGCTCCTCTTCCGAGGCCGAGCAGACGTGCGAGGCGTCGTAGTAGTAGGCGACCGCTCCAATCACCTGGCCCGCCCGGCTGATCGGCCACGCGCAGACCGAGCAAAGGCCCTCTCGTTCGATCCTGCGGCGAACCACGTTGGCCCGCGGCAGCTCGCGGACGTCGGGGATAAGCGACGGCGTCAACGTCGGGATCTCCGTTCGCTTTTGCATGTCCAGGCACGTGAGCTCCGGGCAGTGCAGCAGGTGGACCCACGGGTTGACGTCCGCCGGCGTGACGAGCGCACCCAGGTACTTGTCGGACAGGTTGTGGGACCAGGGACACGTCACAGCGCCGGTCGCCGAGCGAAGGAATACCGCGGCGCTCCGCGCCTCGGTCAGCGTGAGGAGCGCCCGGCCGATGGCCGCGGCGCCGGATTCCATCGAGACCGCGCCGGCAAGGATCTCGCCGGTCATGTTCATGCTCGCCTGCCGTTCAACATCGTTTACGAGGTTCCAGCTCGCAGCCATCTTACGCTCCTCCTTCGGCCATGAAGGCCACCCGCAGCAGTTCCTCGACCGTGGTCACGCCTTCGAGCGCCTTCTGTACTCCGTCTTGACGTAGAAGCCGCATGCCGTCTTGCTGCGCCGCCGCGCGGAGCTGGTCCGCGGAAGCGCCGGTGAGCATCAGCGCGCGCAGGCGGTCGTTCATCACCATGAGCTCGAACGTGCCCGTTCGTCCGCGGTATCCGGTGCCGCGGCAGAAGTCGCATCCCCGGCCGCGGTACAGCTGCAGCGAGCCGTGCTGCGCCGGATCCAGCCCCAGCCGGCGGAGCGAGTCCGAGGGCGGCGTGTACGCTTCCTTACAGTGCGGACAGATGACGCGGACAAGCCGCTGGGCCAGCACGCCGTTCAGCGAGGCCGTCACGAGAAACGGCTCGACGCCCATGTCCGCGAGCCGCGTGGCCGCCCCCGGCGCGTCGTTCGTGTGCAGCGTGGTGAGCACGAGATGGCCGGTCATCGAAGCCTGCACCGCGATCTGCGCGGTCTCGCGGTCCCGGATCTCGCCGATCAGCACGATGTCCGGGTCCTGACGAAGAATGCTGCGCAGGCCCGTGGCGAACGTGACGCCGGCCCGGGGGTTGACCTGTACCTGGTTGACCCGGGGCATCCGATACTCGACCGGATCCTCGATGCTCACGATGTTGCGCTCGGACGTGTTGATGCGCTCGACCGACGTGTAGAGCGTTGTCGTCTTGCCGCTGCCGGTCGGCCCGGTGACGATGACCATCCCGTAGGGCCTGCCGATCAGGCCCTCCCAGGTTCCCTGCAGTTCGGCGGGAAGGCCGATCTCGTTGAGCGCGACGCGCGCGCGCGACTGGTCGAGAACACGGATCACGATCTTCTCGCCGAGCACCGTCGCCAGCGTGCTGACGCGAAGGTCGTACTTCTTGCCCTCGAGGCGCA
This region includes:
- a CDS encoding GAF domain-containing protein codes for the protein MAASWNLVNDVERQASMNMTGEILAGAVSMESGAAAIGRALLTLTEARSAAVFLRSATGAVTCPWSHNLSDKYLGALVTPADVNPWVHLLHCPELTCLDMQKRTEIPTLTPSLIPDVRELPRANVVRRRIEREGLCSVCAWPISRAGQVIGAVAYYYDASHVCSASEEELMRTFALQAAAAIPNVTVTPARPFGAPRPRPTVEGVVLRPA
- a CDS encoding GspE/PulE family protein; the protein is MNQALTTQNPPTNGQRPLVNSLMPLPVSSINGAGHKSAASAAMRNGKTAQLRIGPIGDALLVRRAITQEQLTQALGIQHENGGQLGRILVEMGAVSERELARTIAEQWDLPYVELLNERIDPDAVRLIPAQIMQRHGVMPVERAADRIVVAMPDPANVVAIDDIRLVTGLDVDIIIASPDDIARAQTRFHDVAAGVEALLKTSPAPEAELIEESAAEDITIERLRSMVEEAPIVRVVNQLIDQAIRAGASDIHIEPRPHDVQVRFRIDGLLQDITAAPKQIQAALISRVKILANLDIAERRQPQDGHIHLRLEGKKYDLRVSTLATVLGEKIVIRVLDQSRARVALNEIGLPAELQGTWEGLIGRPYGMVIVTGPTGSGKTTTLYTSVERINTSERNIVSIEDPVEYRMPRVNQVQVNPRAGVTFATGLRSILRQDPDIVLIGEIRDRETAQIAVQASMTGHLVLTTLHTNDAPGAATRLADMGVEPFLVTASLNGVLAQRLVRVICPHCKEAYTPPSDSLRRLGLDPAQHGSLQLYRGRGCDFCRGTGYRGRTGTFELMVMNDRLRALMLTGASADQLRAAAQQDGMRLLRQDGVQKALEGVTTVEELLRVAFMAEGGA